In one window of Scyliorhinus canicula chromosome 17, sScyCan1.1, whole genome shotgun sequence DNA:
- the LOC119951153 gene encoding endogenous retrovirus group PABLB member 1 Env polyprotein-like has translation MNRFQRWWWPKFTVTHQPPYLILPKYAKFPKGSICFKKDHANGAHPVGTSQCNQTLIWQPPITNLTQKGLITFNWSAIENHTSGGPWRGEPTRIMLMDAKGNLTSYNDTYFICRHKAYPWLQENWSGSCYMGIVIPGITHYTDLSKHPHARTTRSLVPWEVIATVLWPQFGCIRSLQKVTKLRDILEQVDNDTAKGLSELNTELVAVQMVALQNRMALDYLPTSEGGTCAVVGSECCTYIPDSSENITYLVDHIRDGVKRLRQSSSNDWWGGLWSSSWTTYLFHGFIIFIVICLLLCIIVTCVKCFCNHLGASVMPQMLQRLSQLDKQDLVDAGNVYEDIGPKDDFPEEFLRLSRISA, from the exons ATGAACAGGTTTCAAAGATGGTGGTGGCCAAAATTTACTGTAACCCATCAGCCGCCCTACCTGATCCTCCCCAAGTatgctaaatttccaaaaggtagtatatgttttaaaaaggatcatgcCAATGGTGCCCACCCAGTAGGTACCAGCCAATGTAACCAGACCTTGATTTGGCAACCACCCATAACTAATCTTACACAAAAAGGTTTGATCACCTTTAATTGGTCAGCAATAGAAAACCATACTagtggcggcccctggagggggGAGCCGACTAGAATCATGCTGATGGATGCCAAGGGGAACTTGACCTCGTACAATGATACCTATTTTATATGCAGacataaagcatatccctggttgCAGGAAAATTGGTCGGGTTCTTGCTATATGGGTATTGTAATCCCTGGCATCACCCATTATACAGATCTATCCAAACATCCCCATGCCCGAACCACTAGGTCCCTTGTGCCTTGGGAGGTGATAGCTACTGTCCTTTGGCCGCAGTTCGGCTGTATTAGATCTCTCCAAAAAGTCACCAAGCTCCGGGATATATTGGAGCAGGTGGATAATGATACCGCGAAAGGACTCAGTGAGCTCAACACAGAGTTAGTAGCTGTTCAGATGGTTGCCTTACAGAACCGCATGGCTCTAGACTACCTCCCCACCAGTGAGGGAGGTACATGTGCTGTAGTGGGttctgagtgctgtacttatatccctgatagctcggagaacattacttacctagtggaccacattagggatggggtaaagaGGCTCCGCCAGTCCTCCTCGAACGACTGGTGGGGAGGGCTGTGGTCTAGTtcctggaccacctatctgtttcatggatttattatctttatcgTTATTTGCCTTTTGCTATGTATCATTGTAACTTGTGTTAA atgcttttgtaatcatttaggcgcctctgtgatgccacagatgctgcagcggcTTTCCCAGTTAGACAAGCAGGACTTAGTAGATGCCGGAAATGTGTATGAGGACATTGGACCAAAGGATGATTTCccggaggaattcctcagactctcaaggataagtgcctga